CGACAACCTCGAGCTCAACCGAAGATTCCCCTTCCACCTGGACCACTCAACCTCGACTCTCGAGGCTGCACATGCTCCTTGCCGTCCTCGCCCTCGACCCCGATCTCTCCACCAAACGTATCCTTGATCAAATCCGCAATCCCAGCATAGACAACTTCGAGCCTCTCCCTTCCTCCCTCCTCTTGATCCTCTCCTCCCTTTCTTTGCCTTTTCCTCCCTCCTTCTCGCCTTTTCCTCCCGCCTCGCAGCCTTCTCCATCTTCCTCTGGCGTTtcgcctccttggcctcccaCCTGGCCTGTCTTTCTGCATGCCTCTTCTTCCGCTCTCGCTCATTCTCGCTATCGGATTCAGGCGCCGGTCGTTTCTTGCTATTTGGCTTGACAGACTGGTCGTCAGACTCTTGTTCCTCGTCAGACTCTTCCTCGATCGACGCAGCCGCGGCGCCAACCACGAACCGCTTAGGCCAATCAACGCCGAAAATCGCATAATGTCGATCGCATCTAAATTAGACCATACAAACAAATACGTAAGTTTCTATACAGTTACTGATTGAGCAAGGCAGTCGGGAGGGGGTTGTTGTAAAAAGAATGTATGCAACCCACCGAAAGCACTTTATCCTCGATCGTAGAGGGAGCGGATCGTCCTTGTTGGGTTTAGGTAAACTCGCAAAACAGATTTGACAATCTTTTCCTTTACGTGCTACTTTCTTTTCTGGACGAGGTTGAACAGTAGTCGGAGTAGACGTTCGGCGTGGGGCAGCAGGTTTAAGGAATGCACGACGAGTGACTCGGGCTGTGGGTTGCTGAGCTTGGGGTTGGGGCTGGGCCGAGGCATTGGGGCCAGGAGCAGTGAGAGCAGATGCACGAGAGCGAAGCGATCGAGTGGCGCCTTCATCTGATAGTGGTGGGGTAGGAAACTGGCCCTGAGCGGTAGCGGCACTAGCGCCAGCAGacttctccttctccttggccgGGTTCAGACGGGAGGAGGAACGCCTAGATACCGCTTCTGGCGGGACAGAGGGTGAAGGTGTGGATGCGGCGCTATCTGTCGGAGTCGACAACACACTTGCCCTAGTTCGTTTAGCAGGTCCATGCGGTACTGGATCCTTTACAGGGACAGGGATATTCAATGACAAGGGTGCACTACTCGTGTCCGAGTTTCTCGCTCGGAGCTTCAACCTAGATAGCTGAGCGTCTGGGTCGGCATTGAGCATGTCCGCCAGGGTGAGTCGTGACGTCGGACGAGGGGAGAGTGGCGGCGAACTAGGGTTAAGCGAAATCTTAACGCGAGGTGGGGAGTCCATATCCGAATCGTCAGAGATATCCATGGGGGCATCGGTTTCTTCGGCTCCCAACGGCCCAGCGTCTGTTTCCCGGCCATCGTCGAGTTCAATATCAGTATTGGGTTCGGGTTCATGTTCACTGTCGCTAACATCGACGATTTCGGCATCTGTGTCACCGTATGACGTCGTCTCGTGATCCCCCTCGGCTGTGTCTTCTACTCCGGAGGGCACAGCGACCAATGGTACAATGGTACGGCGTGGGGGCAGGGGGGTGTTGGTCGTTCCAGTAAGAGCGCTTGGGTCCTTGGAAGGGCTAGGTTGGTCAGGAGTGTCGGTGGGTTGTGCGTCTGAGCTGGGATTGGCATCCTCTGCTTGCTGTTTCTGCTGCCGCTTGAGAAATTCCTTCTCGCGTTCGGAATCGCTGGTTTCGGGGTAAGTGCCCGGTGGGGCATATCCTCCACGACCAGCTCCCTCACATGTCGCACACAGGCAGTGTTTGTTCTGCTTGCCGACTAGAATGGAATGAGCAAGAGCAAGCCCCAAGACAATAAACAATACCGACAGTAATCTGGCCCATACGATGCAGTAATCTCCTCACCCACAGGTATAGGTCTCAAAACCCGAAAGGTAATGTATTTGCCATCACGAAACAACTCGGCATTGGGATTACAATCGTGCTAGAATTGGATTAGACGATGTTTATATTTCACACGAAACTCACATTGACAAAGCGGGCTGGACCAAGAAAGAGCTGATTGCACCCCTTCTGATGGCTGTAAATGACACTAAAGTCGCGTGATGCCGAGCCGCTGCTTCGCCTGAGTTCGTCATCTTCCTTGTTGGTAAGATCGGCGATACTACCCTTGAGCTCGTGGATCTTCTGGCCCTTGAACTCGGAGCTGATCAGAGTGCCCGCGGCAGCCCCTAGCGGCTGAGTTGCCAATACACACAGCTCCGACTTGCCTGTCTTCCACGTATAACGCGACGTCGAGGCGATTTCGATCTGGCCATTGGGGAGATAGAGCTCAAAGTAGCGGGAAGCATGGGTCGCAAAACAGTTGATCTGCCGCTGCGTCTTTTTCTTTAGATAATCTCGCACGGGGGTAAGCTCCAATAGTGCATCCACCGCAGGTTCGACGAGTTTGTAAGCAGGAATTTCCCCTTTCCCGGCTGGGGAACCGCCAACTTGCGGACGATGCGCAGAATATCCCGCGAGTCGCACTCGGGTAATGGCCGTGTTGGGTCCATTTTATGTACTCCCAGCGGCCGGTCAGACGCAAGTGTGTCGACCAGAATATGGCTAAGGGGCAATTAGCTTCGTTTATTTTCCCTATTCTCCATCGCGTACCTCAAAAAGTCGTCATCCCGCGCCAAATCCTGCGCCTGCATGGTCGCAACCGTCCTCTGCCAACTAATCTTTTTCGGAGCCATCCTGACCAATCCGCAAATAATAAAGAGAAATAAAAGATGATAAAATGTACAGTGCCAGCCCCGGACGAGCGAGGCGGCGAGAGAGAGGCGATGTGGTCGTTCAAACTTGGGTGGTTGGCCGAGATGTCTTGGATTGTTTGTGTCCGAGTCCCATCCAGATTAGGATCTCCCACTCCTCACGCGTGACAAATTCAACGTTTGAAAGCCCGGAATTGCATATCGTCGCCTGATTCATTCAATACAATACGAACAGTGCTTTTTGTTTCAACCACCCAGCCAAAGCGTCAACTGCCTAACCTAACCGTGGGCTGAATCCTATGTTTCACCGTGCTGCCTTGGAACCCGATCGCTTTCTCTCTTCACTGGACTATTGTTGCACGCGCCTATTGTAACGGGTTGCACTGCTTGGTCGGCACGCCAGGCCCAGTGTATCGCACGATCACCACACGTCAGTCAGCTGAGGCATGCTCTAGATCTTCTCCCCCCCTTCGAGATGAACAGAACATCCCTTAATCGTACGTACACTTGTCCACATCACACAGCGTCACCCGGCTATTATCCCTCACGCATATTTAGGGGCACTTCGCCCGGTTATCATCCTAATCCGTCCAATTCTTCCGGCTACGAACCGGCCCCGGGTACAAGGCAAGGCAAGAAAGGTTTTCATATCAGGAACAGGATGACATTGAGCATATAACATGGTGCATGCAGCAGTAACAAAAACGATACAAACGGTGTAGACCACCAACAAAAGGATAggatttatttactgtgcgTGCTTCTGCTTGCCCGTACGCAACTTCCTGAGGTAGAACTACGGCGAAATCCTCGGTCAGTTTCAAACAAAAAGGACcataataaaaaaaaaaaaacacttACTTCAAGTTCACGGCCCTCAAGAATGTACCCATCAGCACGACCAGACTGGCCTGGTCGGCTGGAAATAGCCGCATAGAGACGGCCAGCAGCGAATTGAGTCTCGAGGAGAGGGTCGATCTTCGCAACTACATGCATTCAAAAATGAGCCGGGCGCTTAAAACCATTCAAACAGACTGGACCCACCCTTCTTGCGCTGCTCCAGAGTACGCAAGACGTGCTTGGACTTTTTCGTTTCCTCGGTAGCAGCGGCACCCTCGGCAGGGGCAGTCTTGGCACCCTTCTTCGTCACAGGCTGAGCGTACTATTCAAAGAGCATAAGTCCCCCAACCAAAACGAGCGGCAAACGAAATGTTACGTACGTGCGCCTCGTACCATTGACGGAAAGGCGTAGCATCAACCTGGATGATCGCACTCTTCACAAGTGTGTTGGTACGAACAAGCTCGTTGTTCGATGCATTGTATACCTTTTCCCCGATCATCATCGAACCAATTCTGATGAATGTAATCCATGTAAATACTCACGACACCGATGATACGAGTCTTCCTCGTAGTCTGCTCAGATCCCCAAGCAAAGTTTCCGCTCTCAAGACGGAGCGCACGGTACTTCAAGTTTCCACCGCGCACGCGCACAGTGTGCACCCGCTTAGGTCCGAGCTTGGTGCTAGCAGCCTGACGACCGAGCTCGAATTTTCTCTTTTTGCGGTAGTGGGGGCGCTGAGCACCGGTTGCGGAGCGTTTGTGACGCGAGCTGCGGGAGATACCTGTGTGGAGTGGTGAGATGAGGATCAACTCAAATGGAATGAGTAGATCTCACCTGTTCATGTGTCCCAATATAAAGATATGCGTGAGGTCATGGTAAGCACACGTTTCGACGACGTATATGTAGCATACACCATCCCTACTCACCCATTTTGTTTTGTCGAGCTTGAGGTCCTAGAAGTCGCCCAAACACAAATTGAATCCGTTCCAACGGAAGTCCGGTGGCTTGGGCGCTTATCTAGCTGGGACtaccaagtaccatcaacgCAAATATTTTATTCTAGACCGATTGCTAATTTccacaaacaaacaaaaagcTCATACACACAGCAGGTTACATGAATAGGGTTGGAGAGAAATGTGCTTGTAGATAAAAGCAGGATTATAGCAAAGCAAAACGATGTCCTGTAAATGTTGGATATCTCTTTTGTATTAATCAACTTGTCTTGACCGCTTCCTTGGAATCAATCTGTTGATGCCCACCGTCAGCCATGGACGTATCCCCACCGTTAACAGTCGGGGCCGCAGTcgaattcctcttctctaGCTGACGTTCCAATTCCACGATCCGCTCCACATGTCGCTCATTGGCCTTTTTTAAGTCTTCCACGTCATTTTTTGCTGCACGGCTCGTGCGACTTAGACTCTCCTGCGCATCAGCGAGTTGTCCCTGGAGCCTGCGACGTTCACGTCGTTCGTGATCAAGGTCGTCCTCAATGCGTCTCATATCGTCCCGCGCGCGCCTGAGTTTGTCCATTAGGCGCTGGATTTGAGCGTTGGGGTCTTCTCCGGACCGGGGGATGTCGAGCATTTCCACATCGGCGTCTACTGGCATATTAGTATATATTCGATTTTGGTACGCTTAGAAACATACCAGATGTCCTGCTCCTGGTATACGCCCACATTTCTGCGTGCGCAAGTTAGAATGGATGCGCATTGGATAGATGATAATCGTACCTTGCCTAAGGCTCTGCATAGCAGACTCGAGCGGCTGCCGACTCAATGCACTCGCCTCATCCAAGTTAAGCACTACATCCCGAGCCAAACGAAGGACAAGCGCAGGATTTCTCTCAGTCTTGAACCGTTCGCCTTGTAAACGAGCCAAAAACAAGTAAAGTGGGGCGGCCTCGGAAGGTCGAGATGTTGATATTGCCACTGTAAAGCACACCGCAACTTAGTTATCCATTCAACTATTACCCACTTGAAGTCCAGAGGGAGGAGCAAGCGATAATCCAAAAGAGAGAGAACGTGTTCGAACCTTTGATTCCTTCCAACGCGAGCGCCTCAGCATCCGCAAAACGAGGCTCCTTCTCGGCAGCGATAAGATATTGGCCAGGCTGGCATTGCATATCACGCATAAACTTCAATGTGTTGAGGGCCTCCTCGGATGTGGCGGTCGGACTGAGTGTTTTGGGTGGGTGAGGTGCTTCCATACTCCGAGAACTGCCTATCCGACGGGAGTCATTACTTAGAGCACGCTCACGCCTTGGGACGTCGTCCACTTGCATAGGCGGAGGTGGGGGATAGCCAGGACCAGGCGAAAGAGGCACACGCTCACGAGGCGGGGGGTAAGGCCCAGCTGCCGAGCGAGGTGGGGGATAAGGCGAGTATCTACTGCTCTCACGCGGAGGGCGTGTGGCTCGATCATCATATTCCCGAGCTCGACTTGGCGGAAGTGGTGGATCATAGCGAGGGTCAGAGGTCGTATATCCAGGTGGAGTCATACGTTCCCGTTCGTATCCTGAAGGCGGTGGGTAGTCCCGACTATCCTTCCACCCAATTGATTCCCGGCTTGGATTTCCGCTAAGTGGGTACGACTGTGAGGACGGGCGATCCACAGGCATACGGGGTTCATCACGGTACAATGGACGACCAGCTAGAGCCCTACCATCATCTGGGTAAGGTCGTGGTTCGTGTCTAGGAGGCTCATGTCGGAGGCGAGGAGAAGTGTCAGGTGCTCGGGTCCGAGGAGGTGGCGGAGGGTTATATGGTGGTGGGCCCCGTGGTGCACGTCCAGTATCAGATTCCCTAGTCCAAGAGTTACGTTCGTAAACCACGGGTTGTGTACGACGCGGGCTCCTGGGGCTACGCGGTACATCGGAAAATTGATCGGAAGGGCCCGAGCCATTGTTAAATGGGTGATCCTGTTGGATAAGCTCACGATACTTTTTCATCATCCATTCCGAGCGGCTCAAGGCATCAATCGGCAGTTGGTCGATGTGACCCTGGTTCCGGGCTGCAGCTGCTCCAAGTCGTGTCTCGAACACTATAAATGCTGTGGGTAGGAGTTGTCAGTTTATGTACTTTTAGGAAGAGCCCACCATGAAGCACTTGCCGTGGGGTCGTCCACTGGTAGCTCCAAAGCGAAGAATTTGTCGACTTTACAAGTATTAGTCAATGCATGGGCAAGAACATCGAGATTACTCACACAGGGCCAAACCTAGCGAATTTATTGTCCGCAGGTGTACCATGCACTTCTCCTTCGACATGAACAACAAACCCAGCCGGATCAGAGATATGATCATCACCCTGCCAAACACCCAATGTTAAATCACGTTAAATCTATGACACCGTGTCAATAGAAACTGTGCTTACTGCCGGTGCCGGAGTGGCCCGAACGATGGGGTGAGGCATAAACGTGTCGTAGTCGTTGATCTGTTGGAAGCCGCTCTTTTCGGGATCTGCATTCTGGGACTCGATATAACGGTTCTTCCAAAAATCGTCAACAATTCCAAATATCTGAACGTCTCCAAAGCTGTGTTTGGTTTTGGCGTAGACAGCGTCGCTCTTGAACTTGAACGTTATGAATGCTGAGAGTCATGCTTTAGCGCCCAGACTTTCAGAACAGTAATGATTTAACTACCTTCTCGTTCACCTCGTTCATTAATAAAATAGTGAATCTGGCGTCTGTAGATAGTCAGGATAATGAGCGTATGGGAAGTAAAGTAACACACATAGCTCCGCATTTATTAAGCGCTTGTCGTAGGTCATTGCCTATCATACCACGGGCGTGAACAGCACAAGCAAGATCTGGAGGCTGGTGAAATGTTGAGATATAATATTTAGCGATCAAAATATGTCTTACCATTGGGTATATCAATAATGCACTAAAAGAGGATAGCCGAAGACAGTTGTGGTGGTGGACAAGAAGTGTGATCTTACTCAAAACCCACATGCTGTCAACATGGAACTTCAGGGGCGGTCGTTTCAACTTGGTGCCCAAATCAACCACCATCTCATGTCATAGTCGCAAGTCCGATGGGAGACTTGACCAACAAAAAACGGCCTCGGGCTTACTCAAAGCCACTTGTTATCAATGCCCTTCGCTTCGTGTGGATTTGTTTGGTCATTTGGCTTGAAGTCGGGGTGTTTTATTGGGATTTGCGTTCTTGTCATTGGCCTGATAGTTCAATAAAGGTAGTTAATCTAATGCTAGATATCACGTAGCAGTATCTAATAATGACGGGTGGGGTGATTCGATAGACTGGGCGACGTCCGCAGCCAACACATGTCATGCTTATTGCTGACCCTCAGGTCATTGATCACAGATCCTATCCCGGTCGCCCCACCTGGCTCAAGGTACTTACCCAATTCATTGTCGACTCGAACCTCCGCAAGAGTTGGAAAGCTGCCAAACGTCTATCTCCGGACATCATCATATTCCTGGGTGATATGATGGATGGTGGTCGCTACCGCATGCTTGATGACGAGTGAGCACAAGTCGCGTCTCACATGAAATCTCGTGACTGACGCGCGATCCAGGTACGAGTCATACTATGCACGTTTCAATGCCATCTTTCAGACACGTAACGGTACCCAAAAGTACTACTTGGTTGGGAACCATGATGTCGGGTAAGTATCGTCCTGACCTTTAGTAGACAATCTGAATTCATAGTACGTATTTTCACAGACTTGGATCAAACAAGGCGTTTTCTGCCAAGGCTCGTCAACGATACCTGTCTCACTTTGGTCAGACAAATTATCAAGTGCCTGTTGCGAATCACTCGCTGGTTTTCATCGACGCTCCTGGCTTGGTTGAAGAGGATTACGTTCGCTATGAGCAGGATGAAGCATTCGAGGATTGGACTGGGATGCCTGGGGGTACGATTGAGTATGTTAATCGACTAGCCCAAGGTGTGTGTCTAGAATTTCTCCACAACGATAATTCCGCTTGAACCAGAGCATTTTAGAGGCGAATCCACGACCCAGAATACTATTCACACACATTCCTCTGTCACGTTCTGCGCTAGCTACCTGCGGCCCTCTCAGGGAACGGGGGTCGATACAGCGTGGCGCAGGTGTGGGGTACCAAAATCTTCTGG
The window above is part of the Rhizoctonia solani chromosome 7, complete sequence genome. Proteins encoded here:
- a CDS encoding ribosomal protein S8e, whose product is MVVDLGTKLKRPPLKFHVDSMWVLSKITLLVHHHNCLRLSSFSALLIYPMPPDLACAVHARGMIGNDLRQALNKCGAIRQIHYFINERGEREAFITFKFKSDAVYAKTKHSFGDVQIFGIVDDFWKNRYIESQNADPEKSGFQQINDYDTFMPHPIVRATPAPAGDDHISDPAGFVVHVEGEVHGTPADNKFARFGPVRQILRFGATSGRPHGKCFMTRLGAAAARNQGHIDQLPIDALSRSEWMMKKYRELIQQDHPFNNGSGPSDQFSDVPRSPRSPRRTQPVVYERNSWTRESDTGRAPRGPPPYNPPPPPRTRAPDTSPRLRHEPPRHEPRPYPDDGRALAGRPLYRDEPRMPVDRPSSQSYPLSGNPSRESIGWKDSRDYPPPSGYERERMTPPGYTTSDPRYDPPLPPSRAREYDDRATRPPRESSRYSPYPPPRSAAGPYPPPRERVPLSPGPGYPPPPPMQVDDVPRRERALSNDSRRIGSSRSMEAPHPPKTLSPTATSEEALNTLKFMRDMQCQPGQYLIAAEKEPRFADAEALALEGIKGSNTFSLFWIIACSSLWTSMAISTSRPSEAAPLYLFLARLQGERFKTERNPALVLRLARDVVLNLDEASALSRQPLESAMQSLRQEMWAYTRSRTSDADVEMLDIPRSGEDPNAQIQRLMDKLRRARDDMRRIEDDLDHERRERRRLQGQLADAQESLSRTSRAAKNDVEDLKKANERHVERIVELERQLEKRNSTAAPTVNGGDTSMADGISRSSRHKRSATGAQRPHYRKKRKFELGRQAASTKLGPKRVHTVRVRGGNLKYRALRLESGNFAWGSEQTTRKTRIIGVVYNASNNELVRTNTLVKSAIIQVDATPFRQWYEAHYAQPVTKKGAKTAPAEGAAATEETKKSKHVLRTLEQRKKVAKIDPLLETQFAAGRLYAAISSRPGQSGRADGYILEGRELEFYLRKLRTGKQKHAQ